A portion of the Euzebyales bacterium genome contains these proteins:
- a CDS encoding amino acid ABC transporter ATP-binding protein encodes MIAIRGVNKWFGDLHVLRDINLEIGHREVVVVIGPSGSGKSTLCRAINRLEPIQEGEITIDGVTLPEEGKELARLRADVGMVFQQFNLFAHKTIRENVTLGPIKVRKQSKKDADALAQELLERVGVANQADKYPAELSGGQQQRVAIARALAMRPKAMLFDEPTSALDPEMISEVLDVMLELAEEGTTMVVVSHEMGFARSAARRVAFMDEGQIVEIAPPDKFFDNPETDRAQDFLSKILAH; translated from the coding sequence CTGATCGCGATACGCGGCGTCAACAAGTGGTTCGGCGACCTCCACGTGCTGCGCGACATCAACCTCGAGATCGGCCACCGCGAGGTCGTCGTCGTGATCGGGCCTTCGGGCTCGGGCAAGTCGACCCTGTGCCGGGCGATCAACCGGCTTGAGCCCATCCAGGAGGGCGAGATCACGATCGACGGCGTCACCCTGCCCGAGGAGGGCAAGGAGCTCGCCCGCCTGCGGGCCGACGTCGGCATGGTCTTCCAGCAGTTCAACCTGTTCGCGCACAAGACCATCCGCGAGAACGTGACGCTGGGACCGATCAAGGTGCGCAAGCAGAGCAAGAAGGACGCCGACGCGCTCGCGCAGGAGCTCCTCGAGCGCGTCGGCGTCGCCAACCAGGCCGACAAGTACCCGGCCGAGCTGTCCGGTGGACAACAGCAACGCGTCGCGATCGCACGGGCGCTCGCGATGAGGCCGAAGGCCATGCTGTTCGACGAGCCGACATCGGCCCTCGACCCCGAGATGATCTCCGAGGTCCTCGACGTGATGCTTGAGTTGGCGGAGGAGGGTACTACGATGGTCGTAGTCAGCCATGAGATGGGGTTCGCTCGCTCGGCCGCCCGCCGTGTGGCGTTCATGGACGAAGGGCAGATCGTAGAGATCGCGCCACCGGACAAGTTCTTCGACAACCCGGAGACGGACCGTGCGCAGGACTTCCTCTCAAAGATCCTGGCACACTAG